Below is a window of Natronorubrum halophilum DNA.
CATGGACGTCACCGTCAACCTGGTGCGTCCGGGCTACCGCGTGGCCAAGCGAGACAAGGCCAACCGGTCGATCCCGTCGAGCCACCGACTCACTCCCGAGGACGCGATTGCGTACCTCGAGGCCAACTTCGACGTGAGCGTGGAGGACAGCGATGAGTGAAAGTGAAACAGACGTAGAAAACGAGCAGACGGGCGAGCACGCAGCAAAGCGGACGGGCCAGGAAGCGGCCTGCCAGCGCTGTGGCCGCAAGCAAGGACTCGTCGGCAAGTACGACATCAATCTCTGTCGACAGTGCTTCCGCGAGATCGCTCGTGACATGGGATTCAGGAAGTATCGATAACATGACCGGAAACGATCCACTCAGCAACGCGCTCTCGGGACTCGACAACGCCGAGAGCGTGGGGCATCTCAGCCACGAGGTAACACCCGCCTCGAACGAGATCGGCAGCGTGCTCGAGGTCTTCTACGACCGCGGGTACATCGACGGCTTCGAGTACGTCGACGACGGTAAAGCCGGTCAGTTTGAGGTCGAATTGAAAGGAGCGATCAACCAGTGTGGTCCCGTCAAGCCCCGCTACGCCGCAG
It encodes the following:
- a CDS encoding 30S ribosomal protein S8, with translation MTGNDPLSNALSGLDNAESVGHLSHEVTPASNEIGSVLEVFYDRGYIDGFEYVDDGKAGQFEVELKGAINQCGPVKPRYAAGAEDFEKWEKRYLPARDFGALVVTTSSGIMSHYEAREQGIGGQVIAYVY
- a CDS encoding 30S ribosomal protein S14, which codes for MSESETDVENEQTGEHAAKRTGQEAACQRCGRKQGLVGKYDINLCRQCFREIARDMGFRKYR